Proteins from one Malaya genurostris strain Urasoe2022 chromosome 2, Malgen_1.1, whole genome shotgun sequence genomic window:
- the LOC131429379 gene encoding uncharacterized protein LOC131429379, whose product MENKNREVIQEQLPKKDVLCDGDKLKRTRQWFSSSRNFNHRNAVSITSFDLKIIFRLIKLNISFQISGFINVLGCIDGCYIYIRQPANKIRSTYVNRHDLLSITLQGICDSNKRFMDVCIGAPSKVHDARIFSISPISKELPVLCEGKFHLLGDAAYPLREYLLTPYKDYGTSSPRRRRYNIKHSQARVKIENAFGLLKQRFRQLVRLNFFDTERASKFVLACCVLHNICIDMDDSLPERIAIDMNENLPVVRQYDDENSQRSTALKLLREAKRSEIVNIIT is encoded by the exons ATGGAAAataaaaatcgagaagtgattcAAGAACAGTTGCCGAAGAAAGATGTCTTGTGCGATGGAGACAAACTGAAAAGGACACGACAATGGTTCAGCAGCTCCCGTAATTTT aatcatcggaatgcAGTCTCCATAACTTCGTTTGATCTAAAAATAATCTTCCGTTTAATAAAACTAAACATTTCTTTCCAGATATCTGGATTTATAAACGTGTTGGGTTGTATTGATGGATGTTACATCTATATTCGACAACCAGCTAACAAGATTAGGTCTACATACGTAAACCGCCATGATTTATTATCTATAACGCTTCAAGGCATTTGCGATTCAAACAAACGCTTCATGGATGTTTGCATAGGAGCACCAAGCAAAGTTCACGATGCCAGAATATTCTCTATATCACCCATTAGTAAAGAATTACCAGTACTGTGTGAAGGCAAGTTTCATCTTCTGGGGGACGCAGCATACCCTTTACGAGAATATCTGCTCACACCCTACAAAGATTACGGAACCTCGTCTCCAAGGCGTAGGAGATACAATATCAAGCATAGCCAAGCACGAGTCAAAATAGAGAATGCATTTGGTTTGCTTAAGCAACGATTTAGACAGCTAGTCAGACTTAACTTTTTTGATACTGAACGAGCAAGCAAGTTTGTGCTGGCATGCTGTGTACTGCATAATATATGCATCGATATGGACGATTCATTACCGGAACGGATAGCCATAGATATGAATGAGAACCTCCCAGTAGTACGCCAATACGATGACGAAAACTCCCAAAGATCAACTGCGTTGAAGTTGTTGAGAGAGGCGAAGAGAAGCGAAATTGTGAACATAATAACATGA